The genomic region catgtcaggaggtgcAACCTGCATAAATTGACCTGCAAGATTTGCCTGTCCCTGTATATTTTGCCAAGGTTGCACCgacgtctgcggatataaccaaggctgttgCGTCAGAAAAGAGGGAAGACCTGACGGCGCCGAGTATACAGGTGGTTGCAAAGGGACCGAAAACTGTgacgcagatatctgcgaaacctgAGGGTATGCTGTTAAGAGCCCAACTGTATGAGCAGTGCTTTGCTGTTGCGCAGTTTTTGGCATCCAATGAGAGTTTACGTCTGGAATGACaccaaacccccaactattaagtaatgcctgcgcatccacAGGGGTCAGAAACTGCGATACTGGACGCGACGGTTGCCAAGGTTACAATGGTGTAAACGACGAATTTTGCTGAACACTCTGAGTCTGCAGAGGGATTAAAaccgtggtactgtaaataggtacctggccgcagcataccacatgcggacctactgtttcaccgctagtgcctaccaagatgacccttggatccacggGGAAaaatccagccgcgtggttgtgactggtgagtttgcccttggcggtgtaattccATCCGGATATATTGGCTTGTACCTTTGGAAAGGCTCGCCGGACACTGGTGGAGGGTAAGGCGTATAGAGAgaaacaaaagaacctacacatggctttcttagacttggaaaaagctTATGATAGTGTCCCACAGAAGTTGATTTGGAAGATCCTTAATGGTAGAGGTATCCCAAGTAGGTATATAAGAGCTATTATGGACATGTACCTGGGGCGAAAACTCACGTTTGGACGATAGTAGGATACACAGAATATTTCTCAGTAGAAGTAGGTTTACATCAAGGATCTGCTCTTAGCCCTTTTCTTTTCTCTTTAGTCTTAGACGAGCTGTCTCAAAGGATACAAGGGAGTATCCCTTGGTGcttgatttttgccgatgatattgttTTAGTATCGGAATCCCAGGATGAGCTAAACATAAGGCTGGAGCAATGGAGGAATGCCCTGGAACAAAATGGACTTCGGATTAGTAGACTTAAATCGGAGTATCTTAGATGTGACTACGGGAGGATCGAAGATCACAATGATATAGTGGATATTCGTATTGGGGATCAGGTCTTACATCCACATGATTCTTTTAGATACTTAGGATCAATGCTACACAAATCGGGAATGATAGATGAGGATGTGTCTCACCGTATAAgggtaggatggttgaagtggagagctGCGAAAGGGGTTTTGTACGACAAGAAGATACCCCTTAAATTGaaggggaaattcttcaaggtagcgattagaccggccatgttgtacggatcggagtgttggccaatgacgaaggcccaagagaggaggatggaagtggcagaaatgaggatgcttaggtggacgtgtggtaagacaATGTTAGACATGATACGTAATGGGATTTTTAGGGAGAACTTAAAAGTTGAGAATATCGTCAACAAGATGAgagaaggacgacttagatggtttggtCATGTAAGGAGGCGGCCACCCACAGCACCCGTCAGGAGAGTGGAAGCCCTCACAGTTAGTGGCGTAAGAAGAAGAGGTAGACCTACACGTAGGTTGGAGGAGAGACTAAAGCTTGATatgaaggagcttttattgaccgaggacatgacttctaatAGAAttttgtggaggagtagaattaggatTGATGACTAGgttgtatatattttttattttttattcttatttatttattttttagtttTATATATTTCTATCGTATGCCTTTTTGCCTACTTGCTTTTTTGCTTCATATATGTTTGTATTACCATGTTTTTTTCACATACTATACTTATATTTATTGTAGCATATCCCAACATGTTGTGTGCATTACATTATACTTATTTACATGCCTTAGTGCACTATACCGGTACATGTTTTGCATTACATTATATCGCATTAAATTACACATATTTACATGTTTTATATTGCATATTATACCTACATGCTTGACACCTACATGTTTACATACACATATTATACATACATGGcttgttatacttgcatatttgacacttACATATTTCACCTATATGTTCTATTACTTTACTTTGTTACATGCTATATTTATCTTTACATTTTTCATGGTAAGGTTTCTATTTTATCAACTTTACTTGCATTTAGTTACTTCACTTAACGGAATTCATGGTTCTTCTGGCCGAAGGTCCTTAGGAAGCAGTCTCTCTGCCCTCTagtatagggagggacgacttcttCTACCCgcggaccgataggtatccgtgggtggaggaatgacttcccttttactctaGGATAGATGaaagactgtctacatctaacctcccccatactccactttagtggaattgggtagtgttgttgttgttgttgttgttgttgttgttgttgttgttgttgttgttgttgttgttgttgttgttgttgtatcatttattaattaattaactcTAAAAACTACTACACTATATTTTTGACATCATCAAATTGGCATGTTATAACTCTTACTAGTATAAAgacccgtgaaattacgggtttattaaataattcaaGTTTAAACATACTATTATCGAGAATACTTATCAAACCATTGATAAACATAACCAAATCATTGAAGGTTACAAAATGAATATAacaaataattacaactaaaatgtGCCACAAATATTTTGCCCGTAACATATGTATCCGAGAAAATCAAAGGTAAACTACAAACATATTtaacagaataaatgaactaccttcGTTCTCCAACCACCCTCTTCCATTTTCCATCACatactattttccttgtcataaaagtcaacattacaaccttttattaagacatgtatttcgcatacatatgtaacatatATAATTCTGTAAAGAGAACTTATATTTGAATAACAATAAAAaggtaattataaaataataaacaataataataaagtttgtttcagaatcaaatatttatatttttaataattattattagtaataacaaatgactctagaattttttttaaaaaattaaaatacaattactatgtgaaggttgtacaatatgctttaaagtttgtacatgtgttcatgaagTATTTCATAAAATTTTTGTCTTAAATATTGTATATATGGTCATTGgaattataaggttgtacataacgCTTCAAATATTGTGCATATAGTTATGGGGTGATTTTACCATTAGGTTGTACATAACGATTCAAAGATTGTACATATAGTTATGGGGTGTTTTAccataaatttgtacataatactttccatactagatttatgagcccgtgcgttgcacggggattCATCCGTAAAGAttattgatttttaaacttatatatgaaaTAATGATATTATAGGAAAAGTGTCAAAAGTACTGTTGTGATTGAATTAGTAAAATATGTTTTTGTAAACATCACAAATTAGTAAAACTTTGATAAATTATAATTCATACATAGATTGATTATACAACATAAAGTTACGAATTGATGTAAACATGATTCATTGTAAAGTAAACGATGAATTTGAAATGCTTGTATCCATTACATAGGAAACAATAAATATGGATAACAATATCTAAAACAAAATGTTTTAAGTAATAGTATTTAAAGACTAAAAAATAAATAAGGATCAACTATTTAAAGGTATTACAGTTGGTGCAAAACTTTTTTGTAGATGACATTTTTAGTTGTGCTTGATAGTTCTTTATCCTTGTTCAAAATAAGCACTTTAAGAGCCCGTGTGTTGCACGGCGACTCTCAAACACGTAAAATTGAAACGTACAATGGTATATCAATTAACGAATGATAAAGACAGTATCACAAGTATTGCTTTGGGTTAACTGCTTAATTATTTTGTTTTGTGTTACACAAAACACAGAGATTAAGGCTTCTAAATTCGAGGGTACCAGAACACCAAACACATCACCAATATTAGTGGATTTATAAGTAACAACATTACCAATAGTTGAATTTTTTAACTATGCTTTACAGATAACACATTGATTAATACCTACTAAATTCGACTTATTAATTGTTTATTCTGTATAGATGAAAAATTGCAGAATACCAACAGTACTATTAACTAATACATCCATTTTGAGTAGACATAATTTCAAAGCCTTGTATtcaaatttcatccattttggggtTATATAATTCCGAATTAAAGCACCTCAAGATACAAAACCTGCACCAAGTTCTCTCGAGGCCATCAAATGGTTTTATGTTGTCATGGTATATCGGTTCAATAATAGGCAAATGAAAATCATAAAGATgatcaaaaataaaaataacataattTATAAACCTAAGAGTTCACATCAGAAAGATAAAATTTACTATGAGCCAAACACTTTGGGTCAAGTTGAGCCAATCCACAAACACTTTTACATCTGATGTTTTCTTAACTTTGCAAATATTTGGCAAGTGCTATTTACCACTACATAAGAATAGTATTTCATTAACGTCCGTATTGTCACCTATTACGTGTATGTTACAAGTACAATGAAAACAAAATTTAATTGTTGACAGTGTTAATGTAGAAATTAAACATATAGTACAACTAATTATCTTAAACGTTATGAATCCGGTTGCAAGAAAGTAGTGTTTATACGCTATGTTAGTAAGCTTCATGTATGAACTACTTCATTTCCAAAGTATATAGTGAATAAGTATATAGTGAATTATGTACAATAAAGAAAGAAGTGGATTATGTACAATAAAGAAAGAAGTGGATTATGTACAATAAAGAAAGAAGTCAAAACCTTAAGATCCAAGTCAAAATCAAGCTCCATGTTACCCTCATCATCGAGCCATAAACTATAAACAATAATATTTGTTCCATGATGTTTAACATCATCAAACtaccaaaaaaaaagaaaaagaaaccctTACCTATATGAGACGATTCTGGTGGTAGATATTAAAACCATGAGTACTAACATCTGGAGCCTCCTTAAGGAACCCTATTGTTGTGATTACAATCCCCTGcaattgatcaaattaaaaccagaAGCACATATACaaataataacaaataatttaCTTAAAAAGATATGATATAACTTCATTATTATGGGCTTTATACTTGGTATATTCTTTGAACTTCAGATCTGTTGCAATATTATGATAGATAACAACTTATTCACGCAATAGGATAGCGAAATTTGGAGAAAGTTTTCGGTGGATAAGTATGCCTGAAACAACGTACCCGTTTAAGAAAAAACAATTCACTATATCGTGAACTCAAAAAGGTGACAACTTTAACCCATTTCATTAAATAAAGGTCAACTCTGTCTACATTTCATCCTTACCCGGTAACATAGACTTACAATATTTAAATGGATTATAACAATAAAAGGGAGTAAAATACAATTTATATGTTAATCAATAACACATCATTTTAAATATCTTAATATTTTAAGATATGGCATAAGAACCTTTAATCAGTACATTTTTATAATCATAAACATATTAATACTAATTTGCTAATTAAAATTGGTACAAAAGTGTATGTTGATCACCACAACCAAACCAGCCTAATGTGTGTGTAcacattcacaccaaacttatgggTGGAAAGTCTTCACACCAAACTTCCGTGTTCCCCTGGAGGCAGAAAGTTTGACCCATTTATTTGTGAATAAGTCGATTTGAGTTGTTCTTAATCTCAAATATGTTATACAGGTCAAAACAGTCCAAAGTTACTCAAATTGTAGTTTTAAGTGCTAACAGCATCCTACTCTTCATTTGAAAAAATATATTATTTCAGTAATGATTTTCGTAACCATATTTACGTACAATAGATATTAACAATTATAACtttaaaatatatgtatttttggtCAACCCCAACCTACCATGTTTACTTGTTTTAGATAGATTTTATCTGTTACTAAGTACACCCATTACATAGCCCGCACAACTCGTTCAATACGGCATTATGAACCCAACTCTTTCAAAAGAGTTGGCCATTACGAACCAATTAAACACATAAATGGGTAGTTTTggttatattttacccaaaaaggGTTAAACAGAATAAACATTAATAATTATTTAGTCGACCAAAGTGTAATTTATAAGGATTAAACCCTTAAAAAAACTTAAATAATAACATTAAGTTATTATTGATACTTTGACTTTAATTTGGTAACCGAGACTAAGGTCTGTCGGTTAGAGAATTGTGAAGTATTTACAATGAAATTGACATGGTAACAACATATAACAAACGTACGAACCTTAGACAAAAAGTATTGACCTGACCTGTACCAAAACAGGTACATGTTATTCAACCCATTTTGGCCCCTCAACTTTCCAGAATCAGTAATATTAACAAAGTTACCTCATTGATTACCGCCTATTGTACCCCTCCAATTGCCTATATAATctcttatggatgctttagtagaaTCTGCAACCCGTCTAAATTTAGCCATATCATTCGGGTCTTCCTTTAATTTAGTTTAGTAAACCCTGCAACTAATTCAGTTTAGTAAACCCTTCAGCATTGGCCTTCATAAGACAAAACAACCACAAAACAACATATTAGATCCCATACTCTAACAACGAAGAAAAGGCTTCCTGTATCATGAAAAAAAACAATGAATCTGTTCTCATCTTCTTGGCATATCATGTTGCATCCTTTATTTTTAACTGAAGATATTCTATAAACCTCGAAAAGAAGATAACTTTTTGAAAGCAAAACTGAAACCACAACTTCAAAGATTTGGATTTTATCTTTCGATACTTCATCTAAAGCAGACTGGAAATCACCCACACTTGAACTCCCCGGCTATTACTTCCTGAAACGATGTCTGACTTTTCAAACCAATAAACAGATCATCGATTGAACGCTAACCATAACAAAGAACGCGAAATAGGAACGCAGCAACATCAGGCAATAAAAAAGTCAAATTAAAACCATAAATTACCAGGGAAATTCACAATCGATCACAGTAACCAAGAACTGAAAGATCATTGGAAAAAAGcgcaattaaataaaaaaaactgaGAAAATAACAAAGCAAGCAAGCATATAAACCCTAAATCAAGCATAGAACAACACCGTTCGAGATGACAAATCGATCCTAATTGAAGGACGCAGGAGCACGTCATATAAAAACATCATCAGCTTTTTGTAATATAAATTCGTACTAAATCCTAAATTAATACACAAATAAAAAGGACTCACATCGTTGACCCACTAACTGTGTTTTCCTTTTTGGTTCTGTATGGCTAtgtttttatgaaaataataactAAAAACTTTTGATGAAACGACTTAGTAGGTTTTATGCATCTATAAAATACTGTACAATAGACTTTTTTCAGCCTGATTGACTCATTTGACCAAAAAAAGCTCAATTTGACCCAATTAAAATCGCAATAGGCTATATTTATTCAACTTCTATACCAAGTAAGAAGCAAGGAATATAAGGTTCATCATTCAACTTAAAAGGACTCACTAAACTATTGATTGCATAAATCCTTCTAATTTTTTAAACACATCTTAAATCGACCAATTCCTAAGTAACTCGGTAAGAATTTAAAAATGTCTTAAGATGGCGTAATTTAGAATGTGTCGTAAGGTACATACCCTTTTGACTAACTTGAAACAAAAGTGTCTTCTAACAATAATTCTTCCAATATGTCCGATCACATACCTTCAGCGAAGGTTACGAATCTTTTGGGAGTAGATTCctgaaatcaaaaaaaaaaaaaaaaaaacatacttggTGTAAATTCATCTTGTTCAATGTCTGTATTTGTAAAATATGAAACTTCAAACATCATAATCATCAAACACATTCAGTGGTCCCTTAAATCGTAACAGGCAAATCATCAAACACCTTACTTAGGTGAAGCCCATCCGTCACAGGCACATCATCAAACACTTGTATCCCTTAAATAGTAACATTACACATAAAAATCAATCAAACTTGTCCCAACATAACCTTTTAAATTCATAAAaccaaacaaaaaaaataataacactGAATTGGACTATATATGATGACTATCTGCATCATcttcaatttgagtttaaccaaaatCATAAATAAGAAATTTGGTTTTTCAATATTGTATTATCCCAACTTGTCTGCCTGCTCAGGGATAATACAATATTGTTGTGTAGCTGGGATAATACAATATTGTTGCACATAATTCGTAAGTTGCCATTCAAAAAGTTGTAGGCATTTATAGTATACTtaagagaatttcaacacaatttacgTAGTTGCCTTTTAACCCCTTTCCTTTTTTATTTGAACAGTCTGAGATTCAAAATAACCCAAAATTCAACTATCCATGAGTATATGGGTCAAAATTACCACATACGGGTAACAATGACTACTTTAATCATGCGTTGACAACTAAATAAACATACTGCTTAGTTTCTTGCTTCGGAT from Rutidosis leptorrhynchoides isolate AG116_Rl617_1_P2 chromosome 9, CSIRO_AGI_Rlap_v1, whole genome shotgun sequence harbors:
- the LOC139868746 gene encoding uncharacterized protein: MAFLDLEKAYDSVPQKLIWKILNGRVLDELSQRIQGSIPWCLIFADDIVLVSESQDELNIRLEQWRNALEQNGLRISRLKSEYLRCDYGRIEDHNDIVDIRIGDQVLHPHDSFRYLGSMLHKSGMIDEDVSHRIRVGWLKWRAAKGVLENLKVENIVNKMREGRLRWFGHVRRRPPTAPVRRVEALTVSGVRRRGRPTRRLEERLKLDMKELLLTEDMTSNRILWRSRIRIDD